A window from uncultured Desulfobacter sp. encodes these proteins:
- the nqrF gene encoding NADH:ubiquinone reductase (Na(+)-transporting) subunit F: MIYIISIVVFTVVIGILVAVLLFVEAKVTTSGEHVVTINGKGDEALKVAGNPTLLSALSGEDIFLPSACGGSGSCGMCRCKVTEGGGSVLPTELSHLSRKEKAEGIRLSCQLKVKEDLSIEVPESIFGIKKVEAEVVSNQNVATFIKELVLRPSEPFDFKAGAYIQIDVPEYEVDFKNFHIASKYVSEWKKYNLLDLTSKGIKPGFRAYSLANPPHDKKILMLNVRIATPPPGTEGIPPGFGSSYVFGLEPGDRVMVSGPYGDFMARDTGREMCFIGGGAGMAPLRSHILHQLDGINSGRKISFWYGARSIKEMFYDEEFKELVEKYPNFSYHVALSAPDPGDNWTGHTGFINTYLVDTYLSTHEDPAEIEYYLCGPPPMIDSVIQSLYEMGVEDDMIFYDKF, from the coding sequence TTGATTTATATTATTAGCATTGTGGTGTTTACCGTTGTTATCGGTATTCTGGTTGCGGTGCTTTTGTTTGTGGAAGCAAAAGTGACCACCAGTGGCGAACATGTGGTGACCATCAACGGCAAGGGCGACGAAGCGTTGAAGGTTGCAGGCAATCCTACGCTGTTGTCTGCGCTGTCGGGTGAAGATATTTTTCTGCCCTCGGCCTGCGGTGGGTCCGGCTCCTGCGGGATGTGCCGGTGCAAGGTGACCGAAGGCGGCGGCAGTGTGCTGCCCACGGAGCTGTCGCATTTAAGCCGGAAGGAAAAGGCCGAAGGGATTCGCCTCTCATGCCAGCTTAAGGTCAAAGAAGATCTCTCCATTGAGGTGCCCGAATCCATCTTCGGCATTAAAAAGGTCGAAGCCGAAGTGGTATCCAATCAAAATGTGGCCACCTTTATCAAAGAGCTTGTGCTGCGTCCTTCTGAACCCTTTGATTTCAAGGCCGGAGCCTACATCCAGATTGACGTGCCCGAATATGAAGTTGATTTTAAAAATTTTCACATAGCCAGCAAGTATGTCAGCGAATGGAAAAAGTACAATCTTTTAGATTTGACGTCCAAAGGGATCAAGCCTGGATTCAGGGCCTATTCCCTGGCCAATCCGCCCCATGATAAAAAGATTCTCATGCTCAACGTGCGCATTGCAACGCCGCCGCCGGGCACCGAAGGCATTCCCCCGGGATTTGGGTCATCCTATGTGTTCGGACTTGAGCCAGGCGACCGGGTCATGGTGTCAGGCCCTTACGGGGATTTTATGGCAAGGGATACAGGCCGGGAAATGTGCTTTATCGGGGGCGGAGCGGGCATGGCTCCCCTGCGCTCCCATATTCTGCACCAGCTGGACGGGATCAATTCCGGCCGTAAGATCTCCTTCTGGTACGGGGCCCGATCCATCAAAGAGATGTTTTATGACGAAGAGTTTAAAGAACTTGTGGAAAAATATCCTAATTTCTCCTACCATGTGGCGCTGTCCGCCCCCGACCCGGGAGACAACTGGACCGGGCATACCGGGTTTATCAACACCTATCTTGTGGATACATACTTAAGTACCCACGAAGATCCGGCTGAGATTGAGTATTACCTGTGCGGACCACCGCCCATGATTGATTCGGTGATTCAAAGCCTTTACGAGATGGGCGTGGAAGATGATATGATATTTTATGACAAGTTTTAA
- a CDS encoding dihydroorotate dehydrogenase, producing the protein MQISFLGKILHTPMVLASGVLGNNKAILERVWENGCGLPTMKSIGPAPREGHKNPTVIDLGNGMINAVGLPSPGYLNMEEEWQELSGRNFPVNASIYGGSVDEFVRVAEFVSAKGPDFIELNISCPNSDQHGMIFGVNAKSSHNVVAAVKKVIDVPLIAKLTPAAPNIAEIAKACEDAGADAICAINTAGPGMVIAIESRQPVLAFKKGGLSGPMIKPVAVRCVYDIFRAVSIPIIGLGGISTGEDAIEIIMAGATLVGIGTAVRYRGITVFDKVNKEIDQWLATHDTTMEEIRGAAHREAL; encoded by the coding sequence ATGCAAATCAGTTTTTTAGGAAAGATTCTTCACACGCCCATGGTGCTGGCATCGGGTGTACTCGGTAACAATAAGGCCATTTTAGAAAGGGTCTGGGAAAACGGATGCGGGCTGCCTACCATGAAGTCCATCGGCCCCGCTCCCCGGGAGGGCCATAAGAATCCAACGGTCATTGACCTTGGCAACGGCATGATCAATGCCGTGGGTCTGCCTTCGCCCGGCTATCTGAATATGGAAGAAGAATGGCAGGAACTGTCGGGCAGGAATTTCCCCGTAAACGCAAGTATCTACGGCGGGTCAGTGGATGAATTTGTCCGGGTGGCCGAGTTTGTTTCCGCCAAGGGGCCGGACTTCATTGAACTGAATATCTCCTGTCCCAATTCAGATCAGCACGGCATGATTTTCGGGGTCAACGCCAAGTCGTCCCATAATGTTGTGGCTGCGGTTAAAAAAGTGATTGATGTGCCCCTGATTGCCAAACTGACGCCGGCAGCGCCGAATATCGCAGAGATTGCAAAGGCATGTGAGGATGCAGGTGCCGATGCCATCTGTGCCATTAATACCGCAGGCCCCGGCATGGTTATTGCTATTGAGTCCCGGCAGCCTGTGCTTGCCTTTAAAAAAGGCGGGCTTTCCGGCCCCATGATCAAGCCCGTTGCCGTGCGCTGTGTGTATGATATTTTCCGGGCTGTATCCATTCCCATCATTGGCCTGGGCGGTATCAGTACTGGGGAAGATGCCATCGAGATTATCATGGCAGGCGCTACGCTGGTCGGAATCGGCACGGCTGTGCGCTACCGGGGCATCACCGTGTTTGATAAGGTAAATAAAGAGATCGATCAATGGCTGGCGACCCACGACACAACCATGGAAGAGATCCGAGGCGCAGCCCACAGGGAGGCCCTATGA
- the pyrE gene encoding orotate phosphoribosyltransferase, which produces MNYKEEFIEFLVACNALKFGEFELKSGRIAPYFINTGMFDTGAKIQKLGTYYAKAINAHFKEDFHGIYGPAYKGIPLCITAACALADMGIDKGYVFNRKEAKTYADKSAVVGMPLNSDTRLILVDDVITSGKAIRESLEVLKGCNDPQVCGIIISVNRQEKGKTDKNALAEVADTLGIPIFAIVTIREIIDFLHNREIAGKIVLDDAMKAKIETYLETYGADR; this is translated from the coding sequence ATGAATTATAAAGAAGAATTTATAGAATTTTTGGTAGCGTGCAATGCCCTGAAGTTTGGTGAGTTTGAGCTGAAAAGCGGTCGGATTGCGCCCTATTTTATCAACACCGGCATGTTTGATACCGGCGCAAAGATTCAAAAGCTGGGCACCTATTATGCAAAAGCCATTAATGCCCATTTTAAAGAAGATTTTCACGGGATTTACGGACCTGCCTACAAGGGGATTCCGTTGTGCATCACAGCCGCCTGTGCCCTGGCTGACATGGGCATCGACAAAGGGTATGTGTTCAACCGCAAGGAAGCCAAAACCTATGCCGACAAAAGTGCTGTGGTGGGCATGCCGCTGAACTCCGACACTCGGCTGATTCTGGTGGATGACGTCATTACATCGGGTAAGGCCATCCGGGAATCCCTGGAAGTTTTAAAAGGGTGTAACGATCCCCAGGTGTGCGGCATCATCATCAGCGTCAACCGCCAGGAAAAAGGTAAAACTGATAAAAATGCCCTGGCAGAGGTGGCCGACACCCTTGGGATTCCCATTTTCGCCATTGTCACCATTCGTGAAATCATTGATTTTTTGCACAATCGTGAGATTGCAGGTAAAATTGTCCTGGATGACGCAATGAAAGCAAAGATTGAAACATATCTGGAAACCTATGGTGCAGACCGTTAA
- a CDS encoding type III pantothenate kinase: MLLVIDVGNTNTVIGVYEDEELKQDWRIRTIRETTADEFNILARALFADKRIQLTDIKKVVISSVVPSSVRILNAFCECYLGITPLWINAASVKGLMPILYTNPNEVGADRIVNAVAAYEKYKKALIVIDFGTATTFDAISEKGEYLGGAICPGVMISSEALFHRASRLPRVEMLKAPEKVIGDDTIESIKSGIIFGNAAMVDGMVERMKQEMNATPMIIATGGLSPLIAEVSNAIECVDLALTLDGLKIIGRTL, encoded by the coding sequence ATGCTGCTGGTAATTGATGTGGGCAATACAAATACGGTGATCGGCGTCTATGAAGACGAAGAGTTAAAGCAGGACTGGCGTATCAGAACCATCAGAGAGACCACGGCGGATGAATTCAATATCCTGGCCCGGGCGCTGTTTGCCGACAAACGCATCCAGCTCACCGACATCAAAAAAGTCGTCATATCCTCCGTGGTTCCGTCGTCCGTAAGGATTTTAAACGCCTTTTGCGAATGTTATCTGGGTATTACGCCATTGTGGATCAATGCGGCGTCCGTAAAAGGGCTGATGCCCATTCTCTATACCAATCCCAACGAGGTGGGCGCAGACCGCATTGTCAATGCCGTGGCCGCCTATGAAAAATATAAAAAGGCACTGATTGTCATTGATTTCGGGACCGCCACCACCTTTGACGCCATCTCGGAAAAAGGCGAATATTTAGGCGGTGCCATATGCCCCGGCGTGATGATCTCATCCGAAGCCCTGTTCCATAGAGCCTCACGCCTGCCCCGGGTGGAAATGCTCAAAGCCCCGGAAAAGGTAATCGGTGATGACACCATTGAAAGCATCAAGTCCGGAATTATTTTCGGCAATGCAGCCATGGTGGACGGCATGGTGGAGCGGATGAAACAGGAAATGAATGCCACGCCCATGATCATTGCCACAGGCGGACTTTCACCGCTCATCGCCGAAGTGTCCAATGCCATCGAATGCGTGGATCTGGCCCTGACCCTGGATGGCCTTAAAATCATCGGCCGGACGTTGTAA
- a CDS encoding NADH:ubiquinone reductase (Na(+)-transporting) subunit D has product MNAKSKSDYQDILIKGLWSQNPVAYQVLGICSALAVTVKMSTAVVMALALTVVTACSSMIISSMRKIIPSNIRIIVELAIISTLVIVTDQVLKAYFYDISKQLSIFVGLIITNCIVLGRAEAFALANDPIESFVDGIANGLGYGLILVVVAFIRELLGSGKFLGFQVVPGSLYDLGFQNMGLMVLAPGAFFVIGLLVWLKNSLPGISSQKK; this is encoded by the coding sequence ATGAATGCTAAATCCAAAAGTGACTACCAGGATATTTTGATCAAAGGCCTGTGGAGCCAGAACCCCGTGGCCTACCAGGTGCTTGGAATCTGTTCGGCACTGGCTGTGACCGTGAAGATGTCCACGGCCGTTGTGATGGCCCTGGCTTTGACGGTTGTGACGGCCTGTTCCTCCATGATTATCTCCTCCATGAGAAAGATCATTCCTTCCAACATCCGCATCATTGTTGAGCTGGCCATCATCTCCACCCTGGTAATTGTGACCGACCAGGTGCTCAAAGCCTATTTTTATGACATCTCCAAACAGCTCTCCATCTTTGTGGGGCTGATCATTACCAACTGCATTGTTCTCGGCCGTGCCGAAGCCTTTGCCCTGGCCAACGATCCCATTGAATCTTTTGTGGACGGCATTGCCAACGGCCTTGGGTATGGGCTGATTCTTGTGGTGGTGGCCTTTATCCGGGAGCTTCTGGGTTCCGGCAAATTTTTAGGCTTCCAGGTGGTCCCCGGGTCTTTATATGACCTTGGTTTCCAGAATATGGGGTTGATGGTGCTTGCTCCGGGGGCTTTCTTTGTCATCGGCCTTCTGGTATGGCTGAAAAATTCTTTGCCCGGCATTTCAAGCCAAAAAAAATAA
- the nqrE gene encoding NADH:ubiquinone reductase (Na(+)-transporting) subunit E, whose amino-acid sequence MGDLFSLFINSVFIGNILLAYFLGMCSFIAVSKNVDTAAGLGFAVIFVLAVTCPVNWMIYHGFLAPGALSWLGLPGLDLSFLKFITFIAVIAALTQAVEMVIDRYSPDLYATLGVFLPLIAVNCAILGTSLFMVERNYTFIESIVFGAGSGTGWMLAIVTMAAIRKKARYSDVPDGLQGFGFTMIIAGLMAMTFMMFSGITL is encoded by the coding sequence ATGGGTGATTTATTCAGTCTGTTTATCAATTCCGTTTTTATCGGCAACATCCTTTTGGCCTATTTCCTTGGGATGTGTTCTTTTATTGCCGTGTCTAAAAATGTGGATACGGCGGCAGGATTGGGGTTTGCCGTCATTTTTGTCCTTGCGGTTACTTGTCCGGTGAACTGGATGATTTATCATGGATTTCTGGCCCCGGGTGCGTTGTCCTGGCTGGGACTTCCCGGGCTTGACTTAAGCTTTTTAAAATTCATTACCTTTATTGCCGTGATTGCCGCCCTCACCCAGGCCGTTGAGATGGTGATTGACCGGTATTCGCCTGATCTTTATGCGACCCTGGGTGTGTTTTTACCCTTGATAGCCGTAAACTGCGCCATTTTGGGTACCAGTCTTTTCATGGTGGAGCGCAATTACACCTTTATTGAGTCCATTGTCTTTGGGGCAGGGTCGGGCACCGGCTGGATGCTGGCCATTGTCACCATGGCGGCCATCCGGAAAAAGGCCCGGTATTCGGATGTGCCTGACGGTTTACAAGGATTCGGGTTTACCATGATCATTGCCGGACTTATGGCCATGACCTTTATGATGTTTTCAGGCATTACATTATAA
- a CDS encoding NADH-quinone reductase, whose product MKTLRISRGFNLDVAEQPDLSCVHLALPPSLGCCAGDIPYIRPKLLVKEGQRVKTGETLFTDKRDTTIQYVSPGTGLVEKVVYGARRRLMEVVIATEAEDEYVEYDPVDLNGITGMSRDALVSTLKNGGLWQGLRQFPALDFADPDHSPAMIIVVMDGNDLFSPRPDIILKDNITAFEAGMAILRQFSDRLAVVCRESSLEGVRTIGSSVADQITHTAPDIYPAWNPGAVLYQIKQEVAENSAWCVHLDHLIMMGRFLLSGRYPVDKIVTVTRPGEHPPHMRARQGMPLSALVEKMPENSIVTTGRFNGRVLEEDAHIGFFENTINIIEAGPGEELFGFVRPGLDKPTVSSSFLSSLFKRPAKMDCTLHGEARACINCSYCERICPNDLMPSFIMKALHADELEDALALGLMDCCRCGLCSFTCPSKIELTRILSDAMDAYYKDK is encoded by the coding sequence ATGAAAACATTGAGAATTTCCCGGGGATTCAACCTGGATGTGGCTGAACAGCCCGATTTGAGCTGTGTCCACCTGGCCCTGCCGCCCAGTTTAGGGTGCTGTGCCGGGGATATACCGTATATCCGGCCCAAATTGCTGGTGAAAGAGGGGCAGCGTGTTAAAACCGGCGAAACGCTGTTTACGGATAAACGGGATACAACCATACAATATGTCTCTCCGGGAACCGGCCTGGTGGAGAAGGTGGTTTACGGAGCCCGGCGGCGTCTGATGGAGGTAGTGATCGCAACAGAGGCCGAAGATGAGTATGTGGAATATGATCCAGTTGATTTGAACGGCATTACCGGGATGTCCCGGGACGCACTCGTCTCAACTTTGAAAAATGGCGGACTGTGGCAGGGACTTCGCCAGTTTCCTGCCCTGGATTTCGCCGATCCAGATCATTCTCCTGCCATGATTATTGTGGTGATGGATGGAAATGACCTTTTTTCGCCGCGCCCGGATATCATTCTTAAAGATAATATTACCGCCTTTGAAGCGGGTATGGCGATTTTACGTCAATTTTCAGATCGGCTTGCCGTGGTCTGCCGGGAAAGCAGCCTGGAAGGGGTCCGGACGATTGGTAGTTCCGTGGCCGATCAGATTACCCATACCGCCCCGGACATCTACCCTGCCTGGAATCCCGGTGCCGTGCTCTATCAGATCAAACAGGAGGTGGCCGAGAACAGCGCCTGGTGTGTTCATCTGGATCACCTGATCATGATGGGCCGGTTTCTCCTTTCCGGCCGGTATCCGGTGGACAAAATCGTCACCGTTACACGGCCCGGGGAACATCCGCCCCATATGCGGGCTCGCCAGGGGATGCCGTTGTCTGCCCTGGTCGAAAAAATGCCTGAAAACAGCATTGTCACCACAGGCCGATTCAACGGCAGGGTTTTGGAAGAAGATGCCCATATCGGTTTTTTTGAAAACACCATTAATATCATTGAGGCCGGACCCGGGGAGGAATTGTTCGGTTTTGTACGACCCGGCCTTGACAAGCCCACGGTGTCATCCTCATTTTTGTCTTCCCTGTTCAAGCGGCCGGCGAAAATGGACTGCACCCTTCACGGAGAAGCCCGGGCCTGCATCAATTGTTCCTATTGTGAACGGATCTGCCCCAATGACCTGATGCCGTCTTTTATCATGAAGGCGCTGCATGCCGATGAACTTGAAGACGCCCTGGCCCTTGGGCTCATGGATTGCTGCCGATGCGGGCTGTGTTCCTTTACCTGCCCGTCCAAGATTGAACTGACCCGGATACTTTCGGACGCCATGGACGCCTATTACAAGGACAAATAA
- a CDS encoding FMN-binding protein — MSEKNSKAHVILFALILSVLCSLLITAAATGLKARQQENMALDKKVNLLRAAGLVEAGKKPGKETINALYDQRIEEVVVDRQGKVIETPDPDGMHLYFVHAKGAGDSHDLKNISGYIVPINTRGLWGKIHGYLAFENDGETVSGFSVFSHSETPGLGGEIESAWFEKNFKGKKILNSQDKFVSIGIAKGKAADLPKDKQKNYVDGISGATLTGRYLSEGIKNTLMKYEGVSVTFRQKQLTAKDATPSHD, encoded by the coding sequence ATGTCTGAGAAAAATTCAAAAGCCCATGTCATCCTTTTTGCCCTTATCCTGTCAGTGCTGTGCAGCCTTTTGATTACGGCGGCGGCAACAGGTCTTAAGGCCCGGCAGCAGGAGAACATGGCCCTGGACAAAAAAGTGAACCTGTTGCGGGCTGCAGGACTTGTGGAGGCCGGGAAAAAACCCGGCAAAGAGACCATCAACGCCCTGTATGACCAACGCATTGAAGAGGTGGTGGTCGACCGTCAGGGAAAAGTGATTGAAACCCCGGACCCCGACGGCATGCATCTGTACTTTGTCCATGCCAAGGGCGCTGGGGACAGCCATGATCTAAAAAATATTTCCGGTTATATCGTGCCCATCAATACCCGGGGACTGTGGGGAAAAATTCATGGCTATTTGGCCTTTGAAAATGACGGGGAGACCGTATCCGGATTTTCTGTGTTCAGCCACTCTGAAACCCCGGGTCTTGGGGGGGAGATCGAAAGTGCCTGGTTTGAGAAAAATTTTAAAGGCAAAAAGATCCTTAATTCCCAGGATAAATTTGTCTCCATCGGTATTGCCAAGGGAAAGGCCGCTGACCTGCCCAAAGATAAACAAAAAAATTATGTGGACGGTATATCCGGAGCAACCCTGACTGGTCGATATTTGTCCGAAGGCATTAAAAATACCCTGATGAAGTACGAGGGGGTATCGGTTACCTTCAGGCAGAAACAATTGACGGCTAAAGATGCGACCCCATCCCATGACTGA
- a CDS encoding transporter substrate-binding domain-containing protein, translating into MTIRKTVLILWISLVYSLFTLAGGGSSPAQAQEKAEGHQPLEHIDTDPIVFAMQNLGCDMCNRAMELFYKDAFSRLGYTFAYTIYPLKRSLAESNAGRIDGECARSQMPPAVQKKYPNLIRVKEPIWQSRISVYSMSPETRVDGWQDLRNYENSVIGFSKGEVYLDRMVRQYHSNAQTFYGALNYAQGLRMLVSKRIDLFLGVSGAIDNILKQEEFRDIDIYNAGSLATLPLYPYLNKKYAHLAEPLASVLRQMKKEHVTDKYILKAQKEVLGPARKITISTGFEPPQKSSQDPAASFSYKMSDIVTRAFELENYQVSFIFRSRLTAYNMAKDGLVDGTIPWRKTKNRNNYFYFSNPLIAADIVFFHLKSKKFDWQQFDDLGKYRAGIVEGMHYEDRFDAAVFSGRLLSQASDNEDVNFKKLISGQIDYTPVILESGYETIRSIFPPKTAALFTHHAKPLMRQNFYLILSKQIKDNQKIMADFNRGLYRIEKMDANSIE; encoded by the coding sequence ATGACAATCAGAAAAACAGTTCTCATACTGTGGATCAGTCTTGTTTATTCTCTGTTTACCCTGGCCGGGGGCGGGTCGTCCCCGGCACAGGCACAGGAAAAAGCCGAGGGTCACCAGCCTTTGGAACATATTGACACAGATCCCATTGTTTTTGCCATGCAGAATCTTGGGTGCGATATGTGTAACCGGGCCATGGAACTATTTTATAAAGACGCCTTTTCCAGACTGGGCTATACCTTTGCCTACACCATATACCCGTTGAAACGCTCCCTTGCGGAATCCAATGCCGGACGCATTGACGGGGAGTGTGCAAGAAGTCAAATGCCTCCGGCGGTACAAAAAAAATATCCCAATCTGATACGGGTAAAGGAACCCATATGGCAAAGCCGTATCAGTGTTTATTCCATGAGCCCGGAAACCCGGGTGGATGGATGGCAGGACTTAAGAAACTATGAAAACAGCGTTATCGGATTCAGCAAAGGCGAGGTCTATCTTGACCGAATGGTTCGACAATATCATTCAAACGCCCAAACGTTCTATGGCGCGTTAAATTATGCCCAGGGCCTGCGGATGCTTGTATCCAAAAGAATCGATTTGTTTTTAGGGGTCTCAGGCGCCATTGACAACATTCTCAAGCAAGAAGAATTCAGAGATATAGATATCTACAATGCAGGTTCCCTGGCTACCCTACCCCTTTACCCCTATCTTAACAAAAAATATGCCCACCTGGCAGAACCCCTGGCATCTGTACTCAGACAGATGAAAAAAGAACATGTAACGGACAAATATATTCTCAAGGCCCAAAAGGAAGTATTGGGTCCGGCTCGCAAAATTACGATCAGTACGGGATTTGAGCCCCCTCAAAAATCGTCTCAAGATCCGGCAGCCTCTTTTTCTTACAAAATGTCAGACATCGTCACCCGAGCATTTGAACTGGAAAACTACCAGGTCTCCTTTATTTTCCGATCCAGACTCACCGCCTATAATATGGCAAAGGACGGACTGGTTGACGGCACTATTCCCTGGAGGAAAACAAAAAACAGAAATAACTATTTCTATTTCAGCAATCCCCTTATTGCCGCTGACATTGTTTTTTTTCATTTGAAATCAAAAAAATTTGACTGGCAGCAGTTTGACGATCTGGGTAAATACAGGGCTGGGATCGTTGAAGGCATGCACTATGAAGACCGTTTCGATGCGGCTGTTTTTTCAGGGCGACTTTTGTCACAGGCCTCCGACAATGAAGACGTCAACTTCAAAAAACTGATTTCAGGCCAAATTGATTACACGCCGGTTATTTTAGAAAGCGGGTATGAAACCATAAGATCGATCTTTCCCCCAAAGACGGCCGCCCTCTTCACCCACCACGCGAAACCGTTAATGCGACAGAATTTTTACTTGATTTTATCAAAACAAATAAAAGACAATCAAAAAATAATGGCGGATTTTAACCGGGGGTTGTACCGCATTGAGAAAATGGACGCGAACAGTATAGAATAA
- a CDS encoding NADH:ubiquinone reductase (Na(+)-transporting) subunit B → MKNLLKKFFDDTKPLFTGDGKYKKYEPVWDATKTFFFLPSEKVRAMPFVRDHLDLKRYMSVVILALLPVTFFGIYNTGYQASIGAGESWSTLTCFLVGARYVLPLIIVSYAVGFAWEFLFAVIRGHKISEGLLVTGLLFPLTLPPTIPLWQVALGISFGVVIGKEVFGGTGRNILNPALTGRAFLFFSYPVSMSGDVWVAGKQLVDGVTGATALSVTGAGSQSITAALGDAGYSLGQLFTGFVPGSVGETSALCCLIGAAILMVTRIANYRIIVGGIAGLVITSLIVQLIPGGQDSWSDAGPLYHLCAGGFLFGISFMATDPVSAPGTNPGRWIFGLAIGFFTVIIRVGNPAFMEGVMLAILFMNVFAPLLDHLVLKYKSSKRIPNV, encoded by the coding sequence ATGAAGAATCTCTTAAAAAAGTTTTTTGATGATACAAAGCCCTTGTTCACCGGGGACGGGAAGTATAAAAAGTACGAACCGGTCTGGGATGCCACAAAAACATTTTTCTTTTTGCCTTCGGAAAAGGTCCGGGCCATGCCCTTTGTCCGGGATCACCTGGATTTGAAGCGCTACATGAGCGTCGTGATTCTGGCGCTTTTACCGGTAACGTTTTTCGGGATATACAATACCGGATACCAGGCTAGTATCGGGGCCGGTGAGTCCTGGTCTACGCTCACATGCTTTTTGGTCGGGGCCCGTTATGTGCTGCCCCTCATCATCGTCTCCTATGCCGTGGGATTTGCCTGGGAGTTTCTTTTTGCCGTGATCCGGGGCCATAAGATCTCCGAAGGGCTTTTGGTCACAGGGCTGCTGTTTCCCTTGACCCTGCCGCCCACCATCCCTTTGTGGCAGGTGGCGCTGGGTATCTCCTTCGGAGTGGTCATCGGTAAAGAGGTGTTTGGCGGAACGGGCCGCAATATCCTTAACCCTGCACTGACCGGCCGGGCCTTTCTGTTTTTCTCCTACCCGGTCTCCATGTCCGGGGACGTCTGGGTGGCGGGCAAGCAACTGGTGGACGGGGTGACCGGAGCCACGGCACTTTCCGTGACCGGTGCCGGAAGTCAGTCCATCACCGCAGCCCTGGGTGATGCAGGGTATTCCCTGGGACAGCTTTTTACAGGATTTGTGCCGGGCAGTGTGGGGGAAACCTCTGCCCTGTGCTGTCTGATCGGTGCCGCCATCCTTATGGTGACCCGTATTGCCAATTACAGAATTATTGTCGGCGGTATTGCCGGGCTTGTCATCACAAGTTTAATTGTCCAGCTGATCCCCGGGGGGCAGGACAGTTGGTCCGATGCCGGCCCTCTTTACCATTTGTGTGCCGGGGGGTTTTTGTTCGGCATCTCTTTTATGGCCACGGATCCAGTCTCCGCACCGGGCACCAACCCGGGCCGTTGGATTTTCGGGCTTGCCATTGGTTTTTTCACCGTGATCATCCGGGTGGGCAACCCGGCGTTTATGGAGGGGGTGATGCTGGCGATTCTGTTCATGAACGTGTTTGCGCCGCTACTGGATCACCTGGTACTCAAGTATAAATCATCAAAGAGGATCCCCAATGTCTGA
- a CDS encoding dihydroorotate dehydrogenase electron transfer subunit: MITQLMPAMVKIAEKKVHSPEFATLYFNESIDFKPGQFVMVWIPGVDEKPYTISHHSPDRLGITVEAKGLFSKKAVSLEPGDKIGIRGPFGNGFNMGTGHKRVAIVAGGCGMAPLAPLVEAFQAADGPEIQLIHGARSKSFLLYPDRFSANAEICTDDGSKGYKGFVTDILSQKIKELSDASAPGFDMVYACGPEIMMAKVFEICEAHGIPCQVSLERYMRCGFGVCGACVCGHAVVCKDGPVFGSKMLRTMADFNTRALLKTGQPVPLNEYASWRCQ; encoded by the coding sequence ATGATTACACAGCTGATGCCCGCCATGGTTAAAATAGCGGAAAAAAAAGTTCACAGCCCCGAGTTTGCCACCCTTTATTTCAATGAGTCCATCGACTTTAAGCCGGGACAGTTTGTGATGGTCTGGATTCCCGGCGTGGATGAAAAACCCTATACCATCTCCCATCACAGTCCGGACCGCCTGGGCATTACGGTGGAGGCCAAAGGGCTTTTTTCCAAAAAAGCCGTCTCCCTTGAACCTGGCGATAAAATTGGTATCCGTGGACCCTTTGGCAATGGATTTAACATGGGCACGGGTCATAAACGAGTTGCCATTGTGGCCGGCGGCTGCGGCATGGCACCCCTTGCCCCCCTTGTGGAGGCGTTTCAGGCCGCTGACGGACCTGAAATTCAGTTGATTCATGGGGCCCGGTCCAAGTCTTTTCTGCTTTACCCGGACCGGTTTTCGGCAAACGCCGAAATCTGTACCGATGACGGCTCAAAGGGATATAAAGGATTTGTGACGGATATCCTGAGCCAGAAAATAAAAGAACTGTCGGATGCGTCGGCCCCTGGTTTTGACATGGTCTATGCCTGCGGCCCGGAAATCATGATGGCCAAGGTGTTTGAGATTTGTGAAGCCCACGGCATTCCCTGCCAGGTTTCCCTGGAGCGGTACATGCGATGCGGGTTTGGGGTGTGCGGTGCCTGTGTATGCGGTCATGCCGTGGTGTGCAAAGACGGGCCGGTATTCGGCTCAAAGATGTTGAGAACCATGGCGGATTTTAATACCCGGGCATTGTTGAAAACCGGACAACCCGTGCCGCTGAACGAATATGCCTCCTGGCGCTGCCAGTGA